The genomic segment GATCAATACTATAGAAAGAACTCAGCTCATCGGCACCGATATAGAATCCGCCTGGGATTTTTTCTCTGATCCATCAAAACTTGCAGAGATAACGCCGGACTGGTTGAATTTCCGTGTGGTCTCACCACTCGCGCCGAGGATGTATGAGGGTATGATTGTAGAATACCGCATTAAACCCTTTGCAGGGGTATCTGTCCAATGGGTCACAGAGATAACCCATGTGGATGAACCTGGGTTCTTCGTTGACGAACAGCGTTTCGGGCCATATAAGTTCTGGCACCATAAGCATTTCTTTGAAGAAACTGAGAATGGCGTGCTGATGAGCGACAGCGTCCACTACAGCCTCGGCTTCGGCCCCGCAGGCAGCCTAATACACCACTTTTATGTTCGAAAGAAGCTGGAAGAGATCTTCGATTACAGATACGAAAAACTCGAAAGGATTTTCGGATAAGCCTGGTATTCTTAAGCCACAAACTATTGAAATAAGCAACCATTACGTTCTATAGTGTGTCATAATTTATACGGAGGAACTGATGGATATCCATGATATAGTGAACAAAGCTAGAACGAGAGAGGGCTTCACAAGGGAGGAGATTATCACCATGCTCTCCTTCCCCGAGAACAGCCTTGAAACATATATAATGATGGCCGAGGCAAAGCGTTTCTCCATGGAGCTTTGCGAAAACCAGGCGGAGGCACAGGGTCAGTTTGCCCTTAATCTTGCTCCCTGCCCAGAGAACTGCATGTTCTGCTCCTTTGCCATCCCCAACGGCATCTTTACCGAATCCACCATGCTTACCCCCGAAGAGGCTGTCTTCAGCGCAAAGAAACTTGAGGCGGACAACTCCACCTGCATATACATGATGGCCACCGCAAACATCGACATGGGCGAGTTCCTCGAAACCGCCGCCGAGGTTCGCAGAAACCTCAAACCCGAGACCATAATGATAGGGAACATCGGCGATCAGGATTATGATACGGCAAATAAGATAAAGGAAACCGGCTTCACCGGCCTCTACCACGCCCTGCGCATGGGGGAGGGAACGGATACGGATATCGATCCCGAACAAAGAAAAAGAAGCATAAAAACCTTCCAGGAGGCTGGTCTTGTGGTAGGAACATGCGTTGAGCCCATCGGACCGGAGCATTCAAACGAAGAGATTGCCGACAAGATCTTATTCGCTGCATCGGTGGACCCCGCATTCAGCGGAGCCGCAAGGAGGATCTCAATACCCGGAACAGACCTTGCGAAAAAGGGTATGATCAGCGAGATGCGCATGGCCCAGTGCGTTGCTGTAACTAGATTAGCCACACCATCCAGTGTAATGGGAACATGCACCCACGAGCCCTGCACATTGGGCGCAGCGGCAGGTGCTAACCTCTTCTGGGCGGAGGTCGGCGCAAACCCCAGAGATATCAAAGAGAAAACCGAGGAAGGGAGAGGGCACGATGTCGAATGGTGCCGCACAACCTTCGAAGAGGCAGGCTGGAGCCTCCGGAACGGTCTCTCACAGTTTTTCAACAAATAGATTCAGGCGGGAGAGCAATGTCAGAAATACTTGTTATTGGGCATAAAAATCCGGATACAGACTCCATAGCCTCCGCATACTGCTATGCGGAACTTAAGAAAGAGCTGGATAAATCAAACCGCTATCTGCCGGCAAGATGCGGAAACATTAATAAGCAGACACGATACATCTTCGACCGGTTCGGCGTAACACCACCCCCCTTTATCAAGGATGTTTACCCGAAGGTTAGCGATGTTATGACCCATAAGGTTGTGGCCATCGATGTAAACGAGCCGGTATACGGGGTTATCCGCAATATCGACGAACTCAAGATACGCATAACCCCTGTTGTATCCGGCGGGAACAGGCTGGAAGGGGTCGTGAGCATATATGAGCTCTCCGAATTCCTCGCCACACGTGACGTACAGACAAAGCCTGTCCTGCATTTCCGGGCGGAAAATTTCGCCAAGGTTATCAAGGGGCACTTCCACTACCGGGGAAAGGACGAGGAGTTCAGCGCAACGGTTATGATCGGTGCAATGCCCTACGACCGCTTCCGTGAGAGGATGGAGGCACAGGAGACCTCGGACATCGTTCTAGTTGTGGGCAAAAGGCGTGACATTATCGAATACGCAGTACGCAGACAGCTCCCTGCAATCATCCTTACGGGGATCAAAGATGAGCAGGATCTGGATATAGATTTCTCCGGCTACGAGGGGTGGGTCTACATCTCCGAGCTGGATACGGCGGAGACTATGCGGAGGCTTCAGCTTTCCTTACCCACCAAGGCGGTTATGGCAAAGAACGTCCCCACCTGTGTGGAGGAGGATTACCTCGAAACGGTTCGTGAGACCCTCCTGAGCATCGACCATAAGGGTATGCCCGTGGTGAAGGAGGACAGGCTCTCCGGAATAATCACCCGCTCGGACCTTATAAAGAAGGCCCAGCGTCAGCTTATTCTCATGGACCACAACGAGATGGGCCAGGCTGTGGATGGTGCGGATAGTGCGAAGATCCTCGAGATCGTTGATCATCACCGACTCGGAACCATTAAAACCATGACCCCCATACACTTCTTCGCAAAACCTGTAGGGAGCACATGCACCCTTGTTTTCCAGCAGTACAGGATAAACGGCGTCGAGGTCGATAAGAGTATCGCAGGCCTGCTCCTCTCAGGCATTCTTTCGGACACTGTCATCCTCAAATCACCCACAACCACCGATGAGGACATCCGTGCTGTGGAGGAGCTGAGCGAGATAGCCGGACTTGATTACAGCGAGTTCGGCGTTGATATGTTCTCTGCCACGGACAGCCTGAAAACCAGAAAACCCGAAAGCGTTATCACCACCGACTTCAAGATGTACGAAGAATTCGGCGTAACCGTCGGCATAAGTCAGGTTGAGGTTGTGACCCTTGAAGAGGTGGAAGAGGTAAAGGACAGCCTTTTTGAGGCACTTGAAACTGTAATGAATGAGAAGCAGGCGGACTGGGGCATGCTCCTCATAACAGATATAATAAGAGAGGAAAGCATCCTCCTTACCACAGGCTTTGAGGCGGCTGAAAAGATACTGGCATACAACAAAGAGGGTTCCCAGCAGTTCCGTCTGCCGGGGGTTCTTTCAAGGAAGAAACAGCTTCTACCCGAGGTTCTCAGGGTTCTGGAGGAGCTGAACGGATAGGTAGTCAAAGGGGGCGTTTCAACTGCATAATACGCCGGTACGCCTCCTCGATCCTGCCTCTGCTAAGCTCACCCGACTCTACCCCTTTCAGGATATAACCAACAGCCTTTTCAGGGAAATCGGGTACATATTCGAAATAGTTTGAATATATGAGCACATCAGCACCCGCTGAAACAGACCTTACGACGGCAGTTTCAAGGCCGTAGTTATCGCTCACAGCACCCATCTGCAGGTCATCGGTAAAAAGAACTCCATCGTAGCCAATTCCCTTTCTCAGCATACCTATCTGCTTATTCGACATTGTGGCGGGATATTCAGTATCAATCTTCTTATTGAACACATGAGCACTCATGATACTATCTACCATCCCAGCGTCTAGAAGAGCCTTATAAGGTTGAAGCTCATCTTTGCTCCATGTATCTGTAACATCGGTGAAGCCTTTGTGGCTGTCGGTCATGGCACTTCCGTGGCCGGGGAAGTGCTTTATGCTGGTGATAACACCCATCTCTCTATGCGCCTTTATGAAGCTTTCGGCATATTCTGTAACGGTGTCCGAATCCCTGCCGAAGCTTCTGCCGATTCTCCCGATGGCGGGTGAGTCGGGGTTTACATTCAAATCCACAACGGGGGCGAAATTCACATTAAAGCCCGCATCCTTAACCATTCGGGCAAGCTTTGAGTAAAGCTTTTCCGCTTGAACGGCGTTCATACCCTCAGATACGGACTGATGTGATGGAAAGTCCTCAAAACCCTTCTTATCCCTGAGCCTCTGTACCTTCCCCCCTTCTTCGTCCACCGCTGTGAAAAGCGGGTGCATATCCGGAGCGGATGACTTGAGATTATCGTTAAGCCGTCTGGTCTGTTCCGGGTTGTCGATGTTGTATGCGTAGAATACCACGCCCCCCACCAGTCCCTCTCTGATCTGGGCTTTCAACAGGGATACACTTTCATTATCCGCATGAGTCCCGCGGAAGCCCACCATGATCATCTGCCCCGCCATCTGTTTAAGATCGGGTTCTTCGGCCTTAGTCGGGATTACGGAAACAACCATTACGGCAAGGATTAAGAGAATCTTTTTCATGGAGCCAGAATACACCGCAGGATGTTTGTTTTCAAGCCTGTGTGTATGGGGATATAATTGTTTTTCAGCAGAGGGGGCGGATATTGTTCAGGGAGATCGAGGGCGAGCTAAAGGATTACATCGGCAGATGCATAATAGCCATAACCACAAACGGAACCGTTAAAAAGGACGGCAGTGCAAATATGGGGCGGGGAAACGCCAGAGAATTTGCCGCCCTCTTCCCCGACATTCCGAAGATATTGGGTCGAAAGATCAGCGAATCGGGCAACCGTGTACACATATTATCCGATAATATAGTGAGCTTCCCTGTGGAGCACTGCTTCTATGACAATCCTGATCCGAAACTTATTGAAGCATCAGCAAAACAGCTCCGTGAGCTTGCGGACGAAAAGGGGTGGAGCGAAATAGTAGTCCCCAGACCCGGCTGCGGAGGGGGCGGCCTGCGCTGGGAGGATGTAAGGCCTATACTGGTCGGGTTCTTCGATGAAAGGTTCCTTATTATCTCAAAAGTATAGAACTTTCATGTAAACAGCGGAAAGTAAAATAGTTTTACCCGTTGCAGGCTCTATTGGCGCAATGTATCATTAACTGAACGGCATTTTCATTATATAGAGGAGTGATAACGGCGTGGCTGGCAGATTACACAGTGATTTCAAAGGTAAAAAAGATAAAAAGGGCTTCACCCTGGTGGAGATGGCCATAGTCCTTGTCATCGTAGGGCTTCTGCTCGGGCTGGGCTCCGCTGCGGTGGTGGCGCTCACAAAAACCGCCAAGGTGCGAAAGACCAAAGAGATTCTGGACAGTACACAGGACGGTCTCTCCTCATACATCGAAGAGAACAGCGAACTACCTTCAACCTCCGAGATTCAGAGTATACTCAGCGGATTCCAGGACGGCTTCGGTAAGGATGTGGGATACCACCCTGCCCCAAACCTTCTTAATGCCGACGATGTCTGCAACGCCAACTCCACAGGGCTCAGCGTGAGCATCGGCGGAAACACCGTGAACGATGTGGCATATATAATCATAAGTGCCGGTGAAAACAAAAACCCCCAGACCGGTATCTCCGGCGGAACGTATACAATACAGCCCGAAGGAACCATGGTTGACGACAACACCGACGGAATCAACAGGGTGGAATCCTATGACGACATCATCCGCTTTGCAACACTGGGCGAGCTTAAGCTGAATGCGGACTGTGGTGAGAAAAGGCTCAGGATACTTAATGAGGAGCTCCCCTTCGGCGTCACAGGGGAGGAATACAACGTTGAGTTCCTTGCAGACGGTGGTGTAACAGGTGGAGTGGGGGGAACTAGCTACGAGTGGTGTGTTGACGCCTACGGTGATGACAACATAAGCGGGATGACCTTCGGCGGGGGTGTCATAGACGACACAAACAACTGCGACAGGGATCTTGCCGTATACTACGAAGCCCCAAGCCTCGAATTAGATAATGCGGATAATACCCCAGCCTCGCCAGGTGCTTTCAGGTTCACCGTTCATGTGCGGGATTTCCTCGACACATCCGGAACCGATGACAACTACGCAAGCAGGGACTACGTCCTCACCGTCCATCCGACCCTCAACACAGGGCAGGATGTATACAGCAAGGAGCGTGCAAAGATAGATCAGGTGAAGGAGATCGTTCAGACATACATAAACGCCGAGGGGAGCCTCCCCGGTGATAACGACGGCGACTACGGCAATAGTGACGGCGTTATCTCAACCGATGAGGCAAACACGGCTTATAACGAGCTCATTAATCAGGGGTATGCGGAGTATGACGATTTCGTATCCCCCATAATGCCGGACCGGTATTACGTCTTCACCCAGTGCACACCCGAGCCCTACGGTTTCGTTGCCACCAGCGATACATACGAGGGACAGCCGCACACCAACACATGCGTATATATATCCGATACCCACATGGCGGATATACCCCCCGGAACGGAGCCAAACGTTAAAGCTATATCATACAGAGACTTCTGCGAGTATGAGAAGGGGCTGGACGACAGCGATATAAACATCGGAGAGGTACGCAGGGTATACAACCCCAATAACGACAACGGTTGCCAGACGGACTTCCACGACTGCGACGTGGACAACAACGTGGAGCCCACAGGGCTAAACAACTGCACCGGCGGGGATTACGATTTCAATCCTGTCATTTCCGCATACGCAGATGCCGATGAATGCCGCAAAGAGGAATCGGACAGGCCGACCCAGAAGTGGTGCAACACAGTAATAATACAGATTTACTAAGATGATAAACGACCGCAGAGGCTTCCTCTCCATATACTTCTTTCTGTTCTTCACCTTCATCGCCGCCGCCGCAACGGTGGGGATAGGATACTATGCAAATCTGAACCGTGTGGAAAAGGCCAAGGATATCAGAAGGTTCCTGAGCACAGCCGGAGACAGGGTTTCTGCATTCTATGCCGCAAACGGACGCCTCCCCGACGGAACCGAGTTCCGTACGGAGATAACAGGGGGACAGACAGACCCCTACGGAACGGAGGCTTACTACATTTACGATCAGAATATCACCACCAAAGAGGATGTTTGCACCACGAATAATACCTCCCTAACCTTACGCAAATGCGGGGATGCCCCCTGTACCGACATCAGGAGCGAAACGGATGACATCCTTTTCATCATTGGCTCCAGAGGCTACAACAAGAATAAACAGATCGGCGGTGTTAACGGAGTTGACCACGGGATAGACACCTACTCACGCATCGATGTGGACAACGACACCACAATCAACCGTGTGGAGGAGTTCGACGATATTATCATATACAAAACCCTCGCCGAGATTCAGGGGAGAACGGAATGCGACGGAAGCTCCGGGCTCACCTTCATGAACACCATCCTCCCCTTCCCCGAACCGGAAAAGGACTACAGCGCAAGGATCTACGCCAAAGGGGCGAACTACATCGAATGGTGCGTGGAGGATGCGAGCGGGCTGAACCCCTCCTTCATAGAGGATGACGGCAATATCATGAACGAATCTGTCAACTGCATAAATGATTACTCCTACGGGACAAACTGGTACGAATCGGACTATGTGGAGGTTTCCGTAACCTATGTTACGGATAATACGGACTACACCAGCGACAACAACGACTTCACGGTCTTTATAACCCATGACGGCACAAGCTTTAATAAACAGATATTCACGGTGGGATATGAGCAGTAGACGGGGATTCACCATCGTTGAGATGGCAGTGGTTCTTATAATCATAGGCGTGGTCATATCACTTGGCATATACTCCCTAAGCTCACTCCAGCGGGGAACGAAATCCCTTGAAAATGAACAGGAGATTGACCGCATCTTCTACGGCATCATGGAGGAGAGCATCATGGACAGGGAGCTCCCCTCCACGGTTGCAGAAACGGATAAGTTCGGCAGGGATATCCTCTATATACCCGCTCCAGCCATCGCTGGCAGCGAATCTGTCTGTAATATACACAGTACTGGACTGAACATCATAAGCGGTGGCAGAACGGTGAACAACGTTGCCTATCTCCTCATCAGCGGCGGAGAGAACAGAAACATCCAGACGGGAACAATATCCCCCATAACGGTATACAACCATATGAGCGTCAGCGTTGACGACTACCCGGCGGATGTGGACAGTGCAGAGACCTACGACGATAACGTCCGCTGGGCAACCCTCCCCGAACTGCGCAAAAGGGCGGGATGTTCCGCAGAAAGGCTGAGGATTGTCACAGACAGCATCCCTAAAGGTGCTGTGGATAAGGCATACTCAGCCACATTCAAGGCCGCCGGAGGAAGACCATACTCAAACGGGGAATACAACTGGTGCGCCATTGTAAACAACCCTCTGGTGAAAGGGGATCTGGGGCTGAATGACTGCACAGACAACAGCGATTTCACAAAAACGAGGAACTATACTGTCTCCGGTACATTGAACCTCTCTAAGCCCGGCTCATACTCCATAAGGGTCTACGTTCAGGATAACGGTACTGACAACACCGATGCGCTCTTTCCGCTCGTTATAAATCCGGAGTACATAGCCTCTGTATCAAGCCCCCAGCAAGAAGAGGACGAAGGGGGTGACGGCGGCGGGGATTCGGATATCGCCTTCACCGACTTCAACCAGCTAAGCCGATTCGAAGAACCGGGATACACAAGACTTGATGTTCATAAAGAAGAAGGAGCCTCACCGGAGGAAAACACGCTCAGGATACTGTCCGACGGCAATAATAACGCCTTCTCCTGCACATGGTATCCTGACAGCTTCCAGCTCTATTCACTGGACGGAAGCATAAACAACACCATGATCTCCTACTTTGAGGCGGCCTTTACCGATGACCCTGATTTAGGAGGTGGCTTCACCTATGCTGTCATTGCGGGGGACTACCCCGAAACAACACCCTGTGGTAACAAACAGGGGGGAGATCTCGGCTATGACAACAACCATGACGGTCCGGAGAGCTTCGCCATAGAGTTTGATCTTGAATCGGAATCCTCCAACAACGATCCCCTCAATGCGGAGAACCACGCAGCCGTTGTGCACTCCGAAAGAAGGCTGAAGATGCACCCCTCCCAAAACTACATACGAAACATCGACTACTATTGGACAAACCTGCACACCTTTCTCAGAGAACCCCTTGGCGGAACGTTTCTGAGCTATATACCCAATGATGACTGCTCCCTAGTAAACGTAGAACCGGACGCCTGCTTCTACGAAGATGGGGAGGACAGCTGGCTGGTGGACAACTCCCCCTTCAGGGTGCGTGTGGAGGTATATCCGGATATTCAGCCCGGGCTAGCCTGCACAAAATGCCTGAGCCCGAATATCGACTACCCGATGGGTCCTCCGGAAAACCCGAATGATGATGTATACGAAGAGCCGGTCTGCACTGAGGTTTTCGTCTGGATAGACAAGGCGATGGACAGCGTATTTGACGGCTTCGACAACATGACAGCGGAGAAGGCGCAGGAGGCGGGCATCGAGGAGCCGACAATGTATGACTGCTTCCCGATGTGGGAGAACATGCAGAACATACGCATAGGCTTCACAGCGGGTGCCGATAAAAACGATCTGGAAATAAAAATATCCAATTATAAGATGAAGATGGTGGACTAAGGTTCATATTACCTTTGCTACCCCCTCCCCCGGTGCTAAAATCAGATATAACACCTTTTTAAACAGGGGGAAACCATGAAAAGAATCACTATTTCTGTCCTGATGCTCCTCTCGCTCTTTATCTGGGCGTGTGGGGGGGCCAACTCCTTTGAGAGCTTTGCGGATGATGATTCCGGCGAAGCGAGGGACTACGAGATCCAACAGGCCCTTGATGACGGCGATTACGACAAGGTAATCGATATGCTGGAGGATGAGACCGACCTCAGCGACCAGGAGCAGATCTATCTTGCCTCCGCCTACCTCGGCCAGGTGGGCATCGACTTCATCAACATCCTCGATGTTGTGGACAGCGACAACATAAACACCTTCAACGTTATGGCATCCATGTTCGGCTACGACAACGTGACAGCGGGCGTGAACCGTGTGGGAGAAAAGACCGTAGAGCAGTATTACGACGCCCTCACAAAATCACTCACAGCCCTTGAAGAGGCTAATGAGGATGCGGATGTTAAAACCTTGCGCGGCATAGCCGGTGCCATGGATCTAATCATGATAGTGGCAGAAGCGGCCATCGATATCACAGGGGTAAACGTACTCCCCCTGACAGCGGAAGGTGTGGAAAATGCACTCGATAACGCCGGTGTTGAGGATGTGAGCGCCCAGCAGATAATCGACAGCGTAGAGAATGCCGATGTCCGCATAGACAGGGATATGAAGGCCGTTGCCGGAACCATCGAGGTCTTCCTCGATCTGAACAACGATGTTCAGGGCGCCAGCGACCTTCAGGAGAAGTTCGAGGATTTCATGGACGAACTCGATTACGACGGGGACGATGTTTATGACGCTGATGACATCGCCCACTATATAAACAACGAAGTTTACTAAGGGGGGATTCGATGAAAAAGCTAATAACAGCCCTTGCGGCGCTCTGTTTCTGCCTCCCCGCCTTCGCCTCATCCCTTGAGTACCCCTCCATCATGCGCTCCGGGAAGGCTCTGGGTATGGGAGATGCGTATTATACCATGGGTGAGGATCAGTATACCCTATTCTACAACCCCGCAGGTCTCGCCAGGATAGAGAATAAGCGGTGGAGCCTGCTCAGCCTTCAGCTTGAGTGGAACAATAACTCCGAGGATACCTACAGCGATATCGAGGATACGGACTTCAACAACGAGGATGAGGTTGCCGACTTCCTGCGTGATATAATTGGCGACTATCAGCACGTGGGAGCCTCCATATTCCCCGCCTACTATAAGAAGAACTTCTCAGTGGGCGTCTTTGCAGGTGTTCAGGCCACAACACTTGCCAGCAACCGTGTTTATCCCGCAACGGATCTGGACGCAGTTGTGGATATGGGTGTAACAGCCGGTGTATCACGCTCGTTTATGAAGGACAGGCTCGATGCGGGTCTCAGCGTTATGCTCCTTAACCGAAAGAGTATAAACAAGACCTACACGGCAGCAGACATAGCACGTGCCGATTTCGATGAGATTATCGAGGATGACATAAAGAGCGGTACGGGGATCCTCGCAAACGCCGGCGTTATCTTCAACATAACCCCCAAGGATAAGAGCGATATGCGTGTCGGCGCCGCTGTGAACAATATCGGCACCACTGATATGGGCGATGCTGAGGATGTGGACACCACAGCCACCGTATCCTTCGCCGTATCACCCTCCTTCGGCGAACTCAAAACAGATTTCGTTGCGGATCTGCGTGATATAAGCAAGTCATACGATGAGGATGATGATTACGCCAAAAGGCTTAACCTCGGCGCAAGGGCACAGTGGAAGATGCTCAGCGCAAGGGCGGGCCTCCATCAGGGATATGCCAGCTTCGGTATAGGAGCGGATCTGAAATACATAGGCATAGACTACTCCTTCTATCAGGAGGAGATGGGAGCCTACGCAGGACAGCAGGAGGACGAGCGCCACATCGTTACCATATCAGCAGGGTTCTAGGGCTCAATTCCCCCCTGCAACAAACAGCCAGAAAGCATTCTGGAAGTTTATAAGAAACAGTTCAATAAAAAAGCCCCCTCGTTTTGAGGGGGCTTTATGTATTAAATATCTATTATATTAAAAGCATTTTTTGCGCACGAAGGTTAGTGCGTCGTCGGTTAGGCTGTCGATAACAAAGTCCCTGGAACCGGATTTCATATCCTTCATGATATAGGTTTCCCTAAGAAATTTTCCGTCACCGGAGAAAACACGGATACTGTACTCGATATTACCCGTACCGGAAAGACCAAGCTTCTGCTCTGCGCCATCACTCTTGGGACCTGCGTAGCTCACAATAACACTGCGGATAATAAGGTCTGCATCCTCACTCTCATAACCGAAGCTGAAATCATACTCGCCGAACTGGTTCTCCAGCTTTGTTCTGAAGGTTTCGTGGAGGTCGCTGCCGAACTCCTCAACTCCCCCCGCCTCAACGCTGTAGTCCGGTGGCATAACCAGAACATTCTTCGCTATCCTGCATTCTTTGGGGGTGGTACAGGCGGCGGCGATCATCATCACTGCCCCGATTAAAGCAAGCCTAAGTGCCATTATAGTACGCTCCTGTGAAATTGATCTGCTTATATGGCATAAACAGCGGGATAAATCAACTTACCCTGCTTAAATAGACAGGTTTATTATATAAATGTTCAGTATTATCAGCAGTTCCGGCAGGGGTCCAGTATGATCTCAAAGCAAGCTCCCCCTTCTATGTTGAAGGCGTTAAGCTCTCCGTTCATCTTACCCTCGACGATCATCTTCGCCATGTAAAGCCCGATGCCGGTTCCTTCCTCACCCTTGGTGGTGAAGTACGCCTCGAAAAGGTTACCCAGGACTTCGTCCGGTATGCCGCCGCCGTCATCCTCTATGCGTACGGAGATACGTCCATCCCTGTCGGAAAACAGTATACGGACAATACCCATCTCACCCGCCTTTCTGCCCTCACGCTTCCACTTCTCCTGGACGGCATCCTTTGCATTGACGATAAGATTGAGCACAACCTGCTTGAACTCATTGGGGAGCCCGCAAACCATCCTTTCCATGAGCGTTTGATCCTCAAGCTCCACAGAATGCTTTACGTTGAACTTGGTCAGCTGAGGCTCAATAAGACCCAGAACATCCTGCACACTCTTATAAAGGCAGAAGGGAACTGTCTGTACAGAGGGCTTGAAGAACTCACGGAAGTTGTCCACTGTCTGGGACATGAAATCCACCTGGTTCTGGATGTTCTCCATGGAGTCCTTCAGATCCTCAGTTGTAAGGCTCCCCTCGGTGAACTCTGTCTCTATCATCTGGCTCAGAAGCCCCACGGCATTAAGGGGCTGCTTCCATTGATGAGCAATAACACCTATCATCTCACCCATGGCCGCCATCTTAGACTGCTGTATAAGCATCTGCTGCTGTTGTTCCTTCTCCTTTTCAAGGGATTTCAGCTGGGAGATATCGGAAATGGTCGTAACCTTATAAGCGCTTCCATCGGGCTGTTCTATCCTTCCAGCGCTGACGATAAGGGGAACAAGACTGCCGTCCTTTCGCCTGTTCTGCCACTCATAGGGGAGTTCAACATGCTTCCCCTCAAGGAATGATGTGTAAAGATCAAGCATATAACCCTTATGTTCCTCAGGAACCATCATAGTGAAATGATTTCCGAGAAGCTCACCAGCTTCGTATCCGTTTATCTCGCAATATGCATTGTTTACCCGGATAAAATTCCCATTCTCATCGGTGAGGCATATCCCAACTTTGGAAACATCGAAGAGGGACTGCAGAAGGTTCTCGTTCTTCTTAATCTCCTGCTCGGCGGTTATACGGTCGGTTATGTCGTGGAAAACGCCGTACATCCTTACAGGGATAT from the Limisalsivibrio acetivorans genome contains:
- a CDS encoding prepilin-type N-terminal cleavage/methylation domain-containing protein — its product is MSSRRGFTIVEMAVVLIIIGVVISLGIYSLSSLQRGTKSLENEQEIDRIFYGIMEESIMDRELPSTVAETDKFGRDILYIPAPAIAGSESVCNIHSTGLNIISGGRTVNNVAYLLISGGENRNIQTGTISPITVYNHMSVSVDDYPADVDSAETYDDNVRWATLPELRKRAGCSAERLRIVTDSIPKGAVDKAYSATFKAAGGRPYSNGEYNWCAIVNNPLVKGDLGLNDCTDNSDFTKTRNYTVSGTLNLSKPGSYSIRVYVQDNGTDNTDALFPLVINPEYIASVSSPQQEEDEGGDGGGDSDIAFTDFNQLSRFEEPGYTRLDVHKEEGASPEENTLRILSDGNNNAFSCTWYPDSFQLYSLDGSINNTMISYFEAAFTDDPDLGGGFTYAVIAGDYPETTPCGNKQGGDLGYDNNHDGPESFAIEFDLESESSNNDPLNAENHAAVVHSERRLKMHPSQNYIRNIDYYWTNLHTFLREPLGGTFLSYIPNDDCSLVNVEPDACFYEDGEDSWLVDNSPFRVRVEVYPDIQPGLACTKCLSPNIDYPMGPPENPNDDVYEEPVCTEVFVWIDKAMDSVFDGFDNMTAEKAQEAGIEEPTMYDCFPMWENMQNIRIGFTAGADKNDLEIKISNYKMKMVD